The following proteins are co-located in the Paenibacillus sp. FSL H8-0079 genome:
- a CDS encoding MFS transporter → MSKTWKLQIYLLTLISLLVGTSQNVFVGILDKVADYAGVTVSAAGQLVTLFALANAIGTPIIILATAKLDQRKQLILALSLTVLGSAMTVIFSGFGFLMLSRIVLGVGMGVFIVTAFSLAAKLSPRGHQASALATVTMGFSASLVIGVPIGRFIAASFDWKVIYWGIGLLCLLAIFAVARMIPATKNEAPVPLSKQLALLKNSKITFSLCVTFFLFIGYAVFYTYITPFLNTVSPMSERALSLTLLVLGIATLIGSKLGGFMTDRLGFARTLFFGMSVNALALIMLSTIAGSYIVTFVLLMVWAIAAWTSGPTLQYNLVSIAPEASGIILSLNSSVLQLGMATGAAFGGLVTAGLSIQSVSLVAAASVVVAISIFAISFALFRSNVKTRLNG, encoded by the coding sequence ATGAGTAAAACTTGGAAACTACAGATATACTTGCTGACCCTAATCAGCCTTTTAGTCGGCACTTCGCAAAATGTCTTTGTGGGCATTTTGGACAAAGTTGCTGATTATGCTGGTGTAACCGTCTCTGCTGCTGGTCAGCTTGTTACCCTATTTGCATTAGCCAATGCAATAGGCACGCCTATCATTATTTTAGCAACAGCGAAGTTAGATCAGCGTAAACAGTTGATATTGGCTCTCTCTTTAACTGTTCTAGGAAGTGCTATGACGGTCATTTTTTCTGGTTTCGGATTTTTGATGCTGTCACGCATTGTACTCGGAGTTGGAATGGGAGTCTTTATTGTCACTGCCTTCTCCCTCGCAGCAAAATTATCACCACGAGGTCATCAGGCGAGTGCCCTGGCTACTGTGACAATGGGATTTAGTGCTTCTCTTGTCATTGGAGTCCCCATAGGCCGTTTCATTGCTGCATCATTCGATTGGAAGGTAATTTATTGGGGCATCGGTCTCTTATGTCTCCTAGCAATTTTTGCTGTCGCTAGAATGATTCCTGCAACAAAAAACGAAGCGCCAGTTCCTCTTAGCAAACAACTCGCACTTTTGAAGAATTCAAAGATTACTTTCTCTCTCTGCGTGACATTCTTTTTATTTATTGGTTACGCGGTATTTTATACGTATATTACACCTTTCCTGAATACCGTCTCACCGATGAGCGAACGAGCATTAAGCCTTACTCTACTTGTTCTCGGGATTGCAACATTAATTGGTTCCAAGCTCGGTGGATTTATGACGGACCGTTTAGGCTTCGCCCGTACACTATTTTTCGGTATGTCTGTTAATGCTCTTGCTCTTATAATGCTCTCTACCATAGCAGGGTCGTATATTGTCACTTTTGTTTTGCTTATGGTTTGGGCGATTGCTGCTTGGACATCAGGGCCAACCCTGCAGTACAACCTCGTCTCCATCGCTCCAGAGGCGTCCGGAATTATTCTTAGTTTAAACAGCTCCGTCTTGCAACTTGGGATGGCTACGGGTGCGGCTTTCGGAGGGCTGGTCACTGCCGGATTATCCATTCAATCAGTCAGTTTGGTAGCCGCTGCTTCAGTTGTCGTTGCAATTAGTATTTTTGCAATTTCATTCGCTTTGTTCCGTTCCAATGTCAAGACCAGATTAAACGGATAA
- a CDS encoding MarR family transcriptional regulator yields the protein MDDKMNDQGGTFFSIKRISRDLTHLTNQICAKLEDGLSSAQIDVLRCLWKTGDGLTQKEILEKLNIRPASLSNLIDCLVAGGWVIRKVDSKDARVKRIFLTETGKAQEEKNLHTIDVIEQKMQEGFTNEEISLMRVWLQRMEKNIKR from the coding sequence ATGGATGATAAAATGAATGATCAAGGTGGTACCTTTTTTTCGATTAAACGGATTTCTCGTGACTTAACACACCTCACCAACCAAATATGCGCTAAATTAGAAGACGGACTCTCTTCTGCCCAGATAGATGTATTACGCTGTTTATGGAAAACAGGAGATGGACTTACTCAAAAAGAGATATTGGAGAAGTTAAATATCCGTCCTGCATCGTTATCAAATCTTATTGACTGCTTGGTTGCAGGGGGTTGGGTGATCCGGAAGGTTGATTCAAAAGATGCACGTGTGAAAAGAATATTTCTTACAGAGACAGGTAAAGCGCAAGAAGAAAAGAATTTGCATACAATTGATGTTATTGAACAGAAAATGCAAGAAGGATTTACGAATGAAGAAATATCCTTAATGCGAGTCTGGCTACAACGCATGGAAAAAAATATTAAAAGATAA